The nucleotide window ACAACATTTCACAACTCCATACATGTAGAACTTCAAGACTTGGAAGATCAGATAGCCTCTTAATTTCTTTGTAATTACAGATATTTAGTTGAAGCTCTTTCAGATTGTGAAATCTCTGAAGGGGTTCAAGCGGAATATATGCTGACTTATGTCCACAGATTTGAAGAGTTTTAGATTGATTTTGCCAAGTAATTTCTACTAAAGCATTTCGTAATTCAAATACCTCCAAATGGGAGTTGATctacaaattcatcaaaataaaattcggttagtatttaatattcttaaacaaaactttaatccagttatactaatttttaatttatcatccTTTTTAGTATGCGTGCAAGTTTCACATTTTTCtcaaagttataataaaaatttattgttgatttctgaaatcataattgataatctatttttaaaaaataggaaTTAAATGACTTTAATTGATATAATCCTAAAGAGAAattgttcaaatcaaatatatatatttgagttaaattctcTAAATTTAGTTCCAAAGAAAATTAGAGAAGATAAGAATTCcatatttaaacttttgaataaaatgttaaaatatatatagataatcttattttgttctttcaagaaacaatgaaataaaagattcATACCTTATCTTCCAAGAAAATAGATTTTGGATCTAAAATGTTAAATTCAATCTCCCCGTTGTTTTCTTTGAAGCTAAGATACTTGGCACAATTTCTCACAATCAACTCTTCCAACTTTGGCCATTCTGAAGTATGTATTTCAGGGTAGAAAGCTGTAAGTTCTGGTAGATTTTCAAGCTTCAATAAGGTTAAATTCGGAAAGACAAAATTGAGAACAACATTTTCTCCTTCTTTTGCAACAATCTCTTCTAAAACCTTACAATCCCCTATCATTAGTTGTTGGAGTTGGTGGAGAGTTTTTGCAATGGAAGGTGgaaatgcatattttatatttccacAATTCAAAAGGATCaattgtgtcaaattttgatagaagaAAGTTGGATGTTGGTAGTAGCAAATTTCTCTTGAATTGTCATCTTGGAATGCCTTGTACTTGAAATCAACGAGGATTTCCTGCATTGCGAGTTGATAATTGTTCcaatataaagtaattaaaaattgcattaattctttgtctctttttctAAACTAACTAAACTTGCATAAATAAGTAAttatagaaaacaaattaattgattgCATACCTCGTCTTTCTTTTTGCACAATtcatgtatagttttattaagaTCATTCCCTTTAACTTCTATTTCAAATTCCTCGTAATTGACTTTGTGCAACTTTGGAGTGCTTAATATTCCTTGAGAGAAAGTCTTCATATTGggatattttcttataattaattcttctagtgatttgaaattgaaagaGTAATTCCAAGAGCAAAAGTATGTGAGGCTTTCTAACTCTTTAAGTGACAACAACTTCAAATTGTCAAAAACAATTTCGCTACTTTTTGCATCTCCCTCATTCTCTACTATTTCAATCAACATTCCACAACATGATAATTTCAATTCTCTTAACTACACCAAGCTTCTAGCCATTGAAGGTGTTGTTAAGGCAACTAACCCATTCACACCCCAGATGTCTAGGACTTTGAGATTCTGGAAAGAAGCTGAAGATGGCATTAGACTCATCAATTTCCTACAATCCTTTACACATAGATCTTCAAGATTTGGAAGATTAGATACActcttaatttctttgtattCACACTCAAATAGTCTAAGCCTTTTCACACTTTGAAATCTTTGAAGGAGTCCAAGTGGAATATTTGCTCTATCCAACGTGATAGTAAGAACTTTATATTGACTCTGCCATCTAATGTTTCTCACACCATCATGCAATCTAAATTCCTCCAAATTGTGGTTGATctacatatttattaaaaaaaaagtttaattaataacttatttttttggatcattaataacttatttttttggaaaattttaattttttcctgtttCCTCTGAATTTAGTCgtacataaatatatagaaatgaAAAATCAGCCAACTCATTAAGCTTTCAAACAATAAGAGAGACGATGcaccttttaaatatatttctaataaaaaaataaaattatatttttggttttcaCAACTTAGATTacttcaaccaaaaaaaaaaataaaagagatgcCATGAGTCACATAATGCAATTAAAATGTGTGACTCATATAGATAGCGTTTAtagataatttgattcaaaattacatTGATTTTTTGCTTAACAGAATTGtccaaattcaattgatcattctttttttattttctacatTTTGATTCAAGTGAAAATAGACATTAAAAATCacatatttaaaacaagagATTCGTACCTTATTCTCTAAGCAAAGGAATTTTGACTCTGATATTGGAAGTGCACCCTTCTTGTTATCATCTTGCAAGCCTAAATATCTCGAAGTCAAATTTTCACAATATTCTATCACCAACCTTTTTAACATTGGGAACTCTAAAGCATGTATTCTTGGAtagaaaattgtaagttttggAAGTTTTTTGAGCACCAATTCGGTTACCTGTGGAAAGATAGAATTAACAATAGTTTctgctccttcttcttcttcaacaatcttCTTTAAAACCTCACAATCTATTATTTCTAGGCATTGAAGTTTTCTGAGGCTTTTGGCTATAGAAAATGGAAACACATATGTCATCTTTCCACATCTCTCCAACTTCAAtcgtttcaaattttgagagaaatttgAAATTCGGTTGTCCCAAATCTTTCTCAGACTAATATTGTACAAAACTAATGTcctaaaattagtaaaaataactTGCAACCAAAGTTAATTGTTGTTTCAATATATGTATGAACTTATATGataagaaacttaaaaaataatttagtaaaatcaatttgaaattgcGTTATTATATGGACATTCAACAGAAGGACTTGGTAgtgaaattgaatgaaaaatctaaatcactaggaaaaaacaaagaactgcaaaaataggttaaaaaaacaatatcacaACTCTATGTGAATaagcataaaagaaaacaagaatatatAATAGAGAAATACAACAAGTTAAAGTCAATCAAACCTTTTCATTAAATAGAGGCATGATTTCATTGGACtgcaaatcaaattttgaatccTCAACATAGTTCTCGTCTTCTGAAAATTCAGCTAACTGTAAGAGTTCAACTTTCTTGAATCCATGTAATTCTTCTAGTGACCtgatagaattaaatttaacttcCAACATCCTCAAAAGCTCATGTTCCCCATAATGCTCAAGTTCACCATATTCTTGATATAGGACTGAACAATCTCCTACAAATATTTTGTACCGTTTAGGCTGTTTGGCAAATAAGTTTTTAGGTAGCACATTGTTATCTCTAACATCCAATTCTACACTCGTGAGATTAGACAAGGGTTTTAACTCCTTGAGTACTTCAACCTTCCACTGAATAAGGCATCCCTTTATATGACATTCTTCCAATtgcaataattttgatatcacaTTTGGCACAATAACTTGCAATTGTCTACAATTGCTTAAATCTAATAACTTGAGCTTCGTTAGTTGACCTATTTCTATAGGCAACTCCTTAATAATTGAATGTTGCAAGCTAAGgacttttaatttctttagcTTTCCAATAATAGCAACATCTTTAATTGTGCTATCATCTAAACATAGTGTTTGAAGATCTTTCAAAAGATGAAAGGATGACGGCAATGACGGTTggtgcaatccaactaaatttAAAACTCTAAGCTTTGGCATCACAATGAAGAAGTCCTCTGGGATTTTGAAATGAGAGTTGGACATATAGAAATATTCAAGAGCTGGACATTCCAAATCTTTAGGTTGAAGTTGACTAATAATAGTGCTACTATCATGGAAGGAGATTTTTGTGCATTTCTTGAGTTTATCTCTATCCTTCCATTCTCGTTCAATGTCATTTTTCGATGTAAATACATGATGATCAATGTATGCTATTGTTATAGCAACAGTGCGAACTACATCATGCATAGCAAATTGTTTGCTTCTAACCACGTCTAGTAACAAACTAGCATCTTTGAGGTCACGAACCAATTTATCCAATCTATCTTGTGCATCTTCCATTGTCAAATTAGTTCCTTCAAGTATATCCAAACACACAACATGTTTGAATAAGTCTGAAATGGAAGTATTATTTTCCATTAGACTGCAAATTAAAAACGTTTTCTTAAGTTCTTCATCCCTTAAATAATTATAACTTAAAGGCCATCTTCATGTATTCCTTTTCTAGGAATCCCATGAACTTTGTTGGTGATGGTGCTCTTAATTCTCGCAATGCTACTTTCCAATCAGATGGATGACTCttgttttttaatgcttttgcTATGGTAGAAATGATGATGGGCA belongs to Mangifera indica cultivar Alphonso chromosome 2, CATAS_Mindica_2.1, whole genome shotgun sequence and includes:
- the LOC123199933 gene encoding uncharacterized protein LOC123199933 — its product is MTYVFPFSIAKSLRKLQCLEIIDCEVLKKIVEEEEGAETIVNSIFPQVTELVLKKLPKLTIFYPRIHALEFPMLKRLVIEYCENLTSRYLGLQDDNKKGALPISESKFLCLENKINHNLEEFRLHDGVRNIRWQSQYKVLTITLDRANIPLGLLQRFQSVKRLRLFECEYKEIKSVSNLPNLEDLCVKDCRKLMSLMPSSASFQNLKVLDIWGVNGLVALTTPSMARSLV